Proteins found in one Leguminivora glycinivorella isolate SPB_JAAS2020 chromosome 4, LegGlyc_1.1, whole genome shotgun sequence genomic segment:
- the LOC125225364 gene encoding uncharacterized protein LOC125225364 isoform X1 gives MQLVLATCFLLFAATLGPAAAQRITTIQLDGVQYFISRMNPYSPELNYFLAYQYCRSLGLQLASFETKEKADSITTYLTNAGYNKYDFWTSGNNLGTDMYLWMSTGLPFNATFNYMRRLTVDVPSTRDDSIDPLDVPQGSTAPQRTARHGTEHVMTNGCVALKAPTFHWEPQHCGEIKDFICEQTRCYYYNYGSIPVSSAQGKPLSLTTTTTAHPLTSSSPPPPRSEHLPTHFTLNDLIGKLRPSSLDGLQSPHLKTGALLKSPPQIDSHYSRASDAHAHDIEQEQKEEHTQGPYEEDEGMVGDDPSAYLSHIADTAADEPSTAEPDATEHSVHASGMLAPPAY, from the exons CTCAAAGGATAACGACAATTCAGCTAGATGGCGTTCAATACTTCATCTCCAGAATGAACCCCTACAGTCCAGAGCTCAACTACTTCCTAGCATATCAGTACTGCAG ATCGTTAGGTTTGCAGTTAGCATCCTTTGAGACGAAAGAAAAGGCGGACTCTATAACAACGTATCTCACAAATGCAG GCTACAACAAATACGACTTCTGGACATCGGGCAACAACCTGGGCACAGATATGTACCTATGGATGAGCACCGGGCTACCGTTCAATGCGACGTTCAACTACATGAGGCGCCTCACTGTGGACGTGCCTAGCACGCGCGACGACAGCATTGACCCGCTTGACGTGCCACAGGGCAGCACCGCGCCGCAGCGCACCGCACGACATGG TACCGAGCACGTGATGACGAACGGTTGCGTGGCCCTCAAAGCGCCCACCTTCCACTGGGAGCCCCAGCACTGCGGCGAGATCAAGGACTTCATCTGCGAACAGACGCGCTGCTACTACTACAACTACGGATCCATTCCCGTCTCGTCCGCGCAGGG GAAGCCGCTGTCGCTGACGACCACGACGACCGCGCACCCGCTGACGTCGtcgtcgccgccgccgccgcgctccGAGCACCTGCCCACCCACTTCACTCTCAATGACCTCATCGGCAAGCTGCGCCCCTCCTCGCTCGACGGCCTCCAGTCGCCGCATCTTAAGACCGGTGCACTGTTGAAATCGCCGCCCCAAATCGATTCCCACTACTCGCGCGCTTCCGACGCTCACGCTCACGATATCGAACAGGAGCAGAAAGAGGAGCATACGCAGGGTCCTTACGAGGAGGACGAGGGCATGGTCGGCGACGATCCCTCAGCTTATTTGAGCCATATCGCCGACACTGCCGCCGATGAGCCGTCCACCGCCGAGCCGGACGCGACCGAGCACTCCGTCCACGCCAGCGGCATGCTGGCCCCGCCCGCCTACTAG
- the LOC125225364 gene encoding uncharacterized protein LOC125225364 isoform X2 produces the protein MQLVLATCFLLFAATLGPAAAQRITTIQLDGVQYFISRMNPYSPELNYFLAYQYCRSLGLQLASFETKEKADSITTYLTNAGYNKYDFWTSGNNLGTDMYLWMSTGLPFNATFNYMRRLTVDVPSTRDDSIDPLDVPQGSTAPQRTARHGTEHVMTNGCVALKAPTFHWEPQHCGEIKDFICEQTRCYYYNYGSIPVSSAQG, from the exons CTCAAAGGATAACGACAATTCAGCTAGATGGCGTTCAATACTTCATCTCCAGAATGAACCCCTACAGTCCAGAGCTCAACTACTTCCTAGCATATCAGTACTGCAG ATCGTTAGGTTTGCAGTTAGCATCCTTTGAGACGAAAGAAAAGGCGGACTCTATAACAACGTATCTCACAAATGCAG GCTACAACAAATACGACTTCTGGACATCGGGCAACAACCTGGGCACAGATATGTACCTATGGATGAGCACCGGGCTACCGTTCAATGCGACGTTCAACTACATGAGGCGCCTCACTGTGGACGTGCCTAGCACGCGCGACGACAGCATTGACCCGCTTGACGTGCCACAGGGCAGCACCGCGCCGCAGCGCACCGCACGACATGG TACCGAGCACGTGATGACGAACGGTTGCGTGGCCCTCAAAGCGCCCACCTTCCACTGGGAGCCCCAGCACTGCGGCGAGATCAAGGACTTCATCTGCGAACAGACGCGCTGCTACTACTACAACTACGGATCCATTCCCGTCTCGTCCGCGCAGGGGTAA